The following proteins are co-located in the Meriones unguiculatus strain TT.TT164.6M chromosome 4, Bangor_MerUng_6.1, whole genome shotgun sequence genome:
- the Tubb1 gene encoding tubulin beta-1 chain isoform X2 — translation MDSIRSSRLGALFQPDNFVHGNSGAGNNWAKGHYTEGAELIESVMDVVRRESESCDCLQGFQMVHSLGGGTGSGLGTLLMNKMREEYPDRILNSFSVMPSPKVSDTVVEPYNAVLSIHQLIENTDACFCIDNEALYDICFRTLRLTTPTYGDLNHLVSLTMSGITTSLRFPGQLNADLRKLAVNMVPFPRLHFFMPGFAPLTAQGSQQYRALSVAELTQQMFDARNIMAACDPRRGRYLTVACIFRGKMSTKEVDQQLLSIQTRNSNCFVDWIPNNVKVAVCDIPPRGLNMAATFLGNNTAIQELFTRVSEHFSAMFRRRAFVHWYTSEGMDISEFGEAESDIHDLVSEYQQFQDAKAGLEDSEEGGEEEAEMETEDREY, via the exons ATGGATAGCATCCGATCCAGCAGATTAGGAGCGCTCTTTCAGCCTGACAATTTTGTTCACG GTAACTCGGGCGCCGGTAACAACTGGGCCAAGGGCCACTACACAGAGGGAGCAGAGCTGATCGAGAGTGTCATGGACGTGGTGAGGAGGGAGAGCGAGAGCTGCGACTGCCTGCAGGGTTTCCAGATGGTGCACTCTCTAGGTGGGGGCACTGGCTCGGGCTTGGGCACCTTGCTCATGaacaagatgagggaggagtACCCAGACCGGATCCTAAACTCCTTCAGCGTCATGCCGTCCCCCAAGGTGTCGGACACGGTGGTAGAGCCCTACAATGCCGTGCTGTCCATCCACCAGCTGATTGAGAACACCGATGCCTGTTTCTGCATCGACAACGAGGCGCTCTATGACATCTGCTTCCGCACCCTGAGGTTGACGACACCCACCTACGGGGATCTCAACCACCTAGTGTCCTTGACCATGAGTGGGATCACTACCTCACTGCGTTTTCCCGGCCAGCTCAATGCAGACCTGCGCAAGTTGGCAGTGAATATGGTACCCTTTCCTCGCCTTCACTTCTTCATGCCTGGCTTCGCTCCACTCACGGCCCAGGGTAGCCAGCAGTACCGAGCCCTCTCAGTGGCTGAGCTCACCCAACAGATGTTTGATGCCCGCAACATCATGGCTGCCTGTGACCCTCGCCGTGGCCGCTACCTGACTGTGGCTTGCATCTTCCGGGGTAAGATGTCCACTAAAGAAGTAGACCAACAGCTGCTGTCCATTCAGACGAGGAACAGCAACTGCTTCGTGGATTGGATTCCCAACAATGTCAAGGTGGCTGTTTGCGACATCCCACCTCGGGGGCTGAACATGGCAGCTACCTTCCTGGGTAACAACACAGCCATCCAAGAGCTCTTCACCAGGGTCTCTGAGCACTTCTCAGCCATGTTCAGAAGGAGAGCTTTTGTGCACTGGTACACAAGTGAAGGGATGGACATAAGCGAATTTGGGGAAGCTGAGAGTGACATCCATGATCTGGTGTCTGAGTACCAACAATTTCAAGATGCCAAAGCAGGGCTGGAGGACAGCgaagagggtggggaggaggaggcagaaatggAGACAGAAGATAGAGAATATTAG
- the Tubb1 gene encoding tubulin beta-1 chain isoform X1 has protein sequence MREIVHIQTGQCGNQIGSKFWEVIGEEHGIDCVGSDCGASAVQLERISVYYNEAYGKKYVPRAILVDLEPGTMDSIRSSRLGALFQPDNFVHGNSGAGNNWAKGHYTEGAELIESVMDVVRRESESCDCLQGFQMVHSLGGGTGSGLGTLLMNKMREEYPDRILNSFSVMPSPKVSDTVVEPYNAVLSIHQLIENTDACFCIDNEALYDICFRTLRLTTPTYGDLNHLVSLTMSGITTSLRFPGQLNADLRKLAVNMVPFPRLHFFMPGFAPLTAQGSQQYRALSVAELTQQMFDARNIMAACDPRRGRYLTVACIFRGKMSTKEVDQQLLSIQTRNSNCFVDWIPNNVKVAVCDIPPRGLNMAATFLGNNTAIQELFTRVSEHFSAMFRRRAFVHWYTSEGMDISEFGEAESDIHDLVSEYQQFQDAKAGLEDSEEGGEEEAEMETEDREY, from the exons ATGCGGGAAATCGTGCACATTCAGACTGGCCAGTGTGGCAACCAGATCGGATCCAAG TTCTGGGAGGTGATTGGGGAAGAACATGGCATCGACTGTGTTGGGAGTGACTGCGGGGCTTCTGCTGTTCAGTTGGAGAGGATCAGTGTTTACTACAACGAAGCCTACG GGAAGAAGTACGTGCCCCGAGCCATCCTTGTGGACCTGGAACCCGGGACGATGGATAGCATCCGATCCAGCAGATTAGGAGCGCTCTTTCAGCCTGACAATTTTGTTCACG GTAACTCGGGCGCCGGTAACAACTGGGCCAAGGGCCACTACACAGAGGGAGCAGAGCTGATCGAGAGTGTCATGGACGTGGTGAGGAGGGAGAGCGAGAGCTGCGACTGCCTGCAGGGTTTCCAGATGGTGCACTCTCTAGGTGGGGGCACTGGCTCGGGCTTGGGCACCTTGCTCATGaacaagatgagggaggagtACCCAGACCGGATCCTAAACTCCTTCAGCGTCATGCCGTCCCCCAAGGTGTCGGACACGGTGGTAGAGCCCTACAATGCCGTGCTGTCCATCCACCAGCTGATTGAGAACACCGATGCCTGTTTCTGCATCGACAACGAGGCGCTCTATGACATCTGCTTCCGCACCCTGAGGTTGACGACACCCACCTACGGGGATCTCAACCACCTAGTGTCCTTGACCATGAGTGGGATCACTACCTCACTGCGTTTTCCCGGCCAGCTCAATGCAGACCTGCGCAAGTTGGCAGTGAATATGGTACCCTTTCCTCGCCTTCACTTCTTCATGCCTGGCTTCGCTCCACTCACGGCCCAGGGTAGCCAGCAGTACCGAGCCCTCTCAGTGGCTGAGCTCACCCAACAGATGTTTGATGCCCGCAACATCATGGCTGCCTGTGACCCTCGCCGTGGCCGCTACCTGACTGTGGCTTGCATCTTCCGGGGTAAGATGTCCACTAAAGAAGTAGACCAACAGCTGCTGTCCATTCAGACGAGGAACAGCAACTGCTTCGTGGATTGGATTCCCAACAATGTCAAGGTGGCTGTTTGCGACATCCCACCTCGGGGGCTGAACATGGCAGCTACCTTCCTGGGTAACAACACAGCCATCCAAGAGCTCTTCACCAGGGTCTCTGAGCACTTCTCAGCCATGTTCAGAAGGAGAGCTTTTGTGCACTGGTACACAAGTGAAGGGATGGACATAAGCGAATTTGGGGAAGCTGAGAGTGACATCCATGATCTGGTGTCTGAGTACCAACAATTTCAAGATGCCAAAGCAGGGCTGGAGGACAGCgaagagggtggggaggaggaggcagaaatggAGACAGAAGATAGAGAATATTAG